The DNA window AATTACCCAAATTCAGCGAACGAGCCGTTATAGAAAGAACATCAACGTCTCTTTCAATGGCgacattcaaatttcaaatctctGAAACCTAATAAGGCAACAAGACAACCAACAGCCTTAAATTtccactttcttcaatttcaagcACAGATACTCTTCATTTCTCATCTCTGCAATTCTTCTCATTCTCGCTATGGCCATGGCTCTCAGATCCATTGATAATGTTCCGCTGGTTACGCCAAAAATGCCGAAGAAACAAACCAATGTGGCGGCGGATCCAATCCAGAAGCGAAACGATGAGAATCAGAATCCGGTTCCTCCTCCTGCAGACGCCGCCATTGATTATGTTTCTTCTGAGAATCTGAAGCCCTTGACGAACCCTAATTCTAATGTACTCGTCATTTTCCGTTTCTTTTTGCATTTCTTGCTTGTTTTCAGATCTGATCTTCGTTTTTGTTTCGTTGTTGTGTTAGGATTTCATTGAAGGATTGGATTCGAAAGATTGGGTGAAGGTCTGCGAATCGCTCAATAATGCTAGGCGTCTCGCGCTATTTCACTCGGATCTCTTGCTGTCCTCGTTGTAAGTAGAATATTCTCTGTTTGTGGCTTGGGATGGTGAAATTCTGGCGATTAATTTTCTTCCGATTGCATTACAGAGAGAAAATTATAGCGGTGCTGATTAAGTCGATGAAAAACCCTAGAAGTGCTTTAATCAAGACCTCAATCATGGCTTCGTCTGACATTTTTAACTCGTTTGGCGATCGGTTGCTCGACGCATCCACTAGCAATGCATTTGATCAATTGGTGAGAGCTTGCAATTGAATTTCCTCgaaccattttctttttgtgatcAATATCTGAATAGGAAGTTCAATGATATCTGTTCCTAAACAATCAATTTTGCACTGGAAGAttgaaccctaaaccctaaactatCAATTTTGTGGAAGATTAGAGGGAAATGTTGGATGAACAAGTTCTGATTGAGAGACTGATTATATGTGATTTTGGTTGCTCAGCTGCTTCAATTACTTCTCAAAGCTTCTCAAGACAAAAAGTTTGTGTGTGAAGAAGCAGACAAGGCACTGAAAGCTCTAGTGCAATCCACGACTCCTCTGCCTCTGCTGCAGAAACTTCGGCCATATGTTTCCCATTCCAACCACAGAGTCAGAGCCAAAGCCGCCATTCCAATCTCTGATTGTGTCTCTAAGATGGTAAAAACTGATGACAAATCACTTCTTTACTTCGGTTAGAtctcacgtcgattggagaagagaacgaaacattctttataagagtctggaaacttctccctaacaatAACAacagtattttaaaaatctagaggagaagcccgaaagaaaaaacaggacaatatcttttagcggtagacttgattgttacaaatggtatcagtgcTAGATATCGgccggtgtgccagcaaagacgctggacccgaaagaggggtggattgtaagatcggttggagaggagaacgaaatattctttataagggtgtggaaatctctctctcgcagaagcgttttaaaaaggTAGAATAGAAgtccgaaaaggaaagcctaaaaaggacaatatgtgctagccggtgggcttaggctgttacaaattgtaatagagccagacaccgggcggtgtacTAGTGAGCGCGCTGGACCCcaaaaaggggtggattgtgagatcttacattggttgaagaggagaacgaaacattctttataagagtgtgaagatctctccctagcagacgcatttcaaaaatcttgaaagaaagtccgaaaggaaaaggccaaagaggacaatatctactagcggtgagcggtgagcttggacggATGCATTCTAACATGGGTGGGTTGCGATTTTTTCTTCTGCAGGGTCTGGAAGAAATGAAGCAACATGGGATTGTTCCATTGCTTCAGATGGCCGCAGATTTGTTGAACGATAGGCTACCTGAGGCAAGGGAAGCAGCTCGGTGTATTGTGATGGGAATGTTCAAAGCATTGACACAGaatgaagaacagaaacaGGAAGCTTGGCAAAGCTTTTGCCAAGCTAATCTGTCGCCCATTCATGCTCAGTCCTTGCTCAAAGTTGCTACCTCCTCTCAGTAGCAAGCAAACATTGTGAAAGAGAGAGCTCTAGGAGTAAGGTTCTTCTTACAAATTAGTTCTTGTTCTCTTCTTTCCCTTCACCTTTGTTGGTGTGGAAGAAAGGCTGAAGACAATAAACAAGCTCTGTTATAAGCACATTTACTTgagtaaaatataaataaaattttgttattattttttccgTATAGTTTTGTGGACGACCGACATTCACGAtactatgatattgtccacggACTTTAACTTTGGTCTTCCAAAAAGCCTCGTGCCAATAGTGAAGGTATCTCTCACTTATTATAGTCTATCATCGGGGCCTCCCCTTGAATATCTAACCACTTATATAGACGAACTCATTTACCAATTCGATAGATCTctatttatgattattttgaTGCCCACGACTTTTTTTAGGATTCTACCGACTTGGGTAAGTTAGGGGCATGACTCTGAGATCAATAGTTTGGAACAACAGACCTGcaaaatataaacaaacaaaactttttAGGTCATTCAAGAATGTTtgaaagtttcaaatttgttgGTCGATGATATTTGTCTGAATCAATACTATACTCAAGTTTGCACTAAGTCATGAGTTGGGTCGATCATGGTTCAACTTCATGTCGTACAGGGATTTTATGCTCTTATCCATCTTTAAGTGAGTTGGGTCATCGGTTGGCTTGCTTCACCGGTTTGGCTTATCGGCTGATAATGACTAAAACGGAGTCGGAGAAGTTCTGACTTTTCAATGGAAGTTTAGCTCGTGCTGCCCGTGACGTGAATGATCGTTGACCCTGCCCctgattttcttatttctattTGTGACATAGAATTCGACTTTTTGTTACATCTGTCGAGGCCCATAAAGGGAGGTGCTACAAGACTGATCGCCCTACGGATGAAAGAAAGATAGTGATTCGTTGatgttaataataaatttggaactaaaataaaatcataaaacaaaaattgttcatgaaagttttttttttttctttttagaaaaattattcaactaaaaaaaccatctttttattaataaaatttaaattaattacactGAAATTATAAAAGACAATGGaagcttttaaaataataataaaaaaaaatgttataaatatactgcaaaatataatttatagattaaattattaaaaaatatataaaatgacatttatttaatattatgatgcgttatttttcaaaatatttaaaggttAAATTTCCAAAGGAATAAAATGCGTTAGTTTTACAAAAATCCCGCATTAGTTTCCTCTCTCATACTTCCTATCGCCCCGAGGATGAAGAGGCTCTGCAAATGAATGGAGTCAATATGCCGCTGTATGCGTCCTTTGCCGCTGGCTCTTCCGCATTGAAGTGCAAAGGAGCCACCAAATCTCTCATTCAAACGTCTTCTTATTCAGTACaatttctctcttctcctcttttATCTCTCTGTTTACGCCTGTCTTTTTGAATTATGAAGCAGTCTACTTCGATGATTCAAGAACGATTCCTTCTTTGTTTACATTTGTTTGTGTTATTCTGTCGTTTTTTTCTGATAAAAGAAGGTCTTATGGAGTTAATTTGATTACTTCATACCCTTCTTGTTGAGTTCAGAGAGTGTAGTGGTTAATTGCTTATGTTTGTTCAGTGCGTTTGTATTGGAAATTGTTTGGAGTGcgtttttttttgtgtttgaattGTTGCTCCTTCTATTGGGTTGTCTTCTAATACCACGTTTCAATGTTCATAACGATTCAATTTTGATACGCTATTGACATTTGATTCTGCAGACTTGTGCTTGTGTCTTGGTAAATTCAATCTCGTGAAAGAACATTGGGGGtgtattctttttcttattatttttataaatcgCTTAACCTAAGACCTaaagtgtgagatccccacatcggttggggaggagaacgaaacattctttacaagggtgcggaaacctctccctagtagacacgttttaaaaatcttgaggggaagtctgaaagggaaagcccaaagaggataatattttcTAGCGGTGTACACGAGGcaatgtgctagcaaggatgctgggccccgaagggggtagattgagGGGTCcgacatcgattggagaaagcaacgagtgccaacgatgacactgagccccgaagaggggtgaattgtgagatcccacatcggtgaaaacgaaacattttttttataagggtgtagaaaccttgagaggaagcctggaaggaaaaatccaaaaaggacaatatctgctagtggtgggcttgagccgttacataAAGCAAAAATACCACATAATgatgcttttctttttggttggaaagaaaaaaaaatcaaaatttattttaggaGGTACTTCTAGTGTTCAGTTAAGGAAAATGGTGTTTGCCCTTAACGATCAAATCATCTGTGACCGTTATTCTTGAATGTGAATTGCTGGTGCTTGATGTCAATGTACTCGTGTTTCATATTTCCAGGTATTATCACAAAGAATTTCTGCATCACTTGGGAGGAGAAGTTATATTCCTTCATTTCGTTTTAGAGGAAGCTCTTCGGCAAAAGTATTTACGTTCTTGAGCGTCACACGTTACTCTACTTATTTAAATGATGAATTCCTACCTTCCTCAAAGAGAAGGGCTAGAGGGCCCGTTATGGCAGCAAAGAAAGCATCTAAAGGTGCATAGTCTTGGcaattattattacatttcccttcaaatctatgcttttgatttttatgaaTTACATGACTTCTTGAATGagtttttgcattttttcaATGAAGTTTCTGATTTCTTGGATTGCTTGAGTTTGTTTAGAGACAAATGAAGGAGATGGAAAATACAAGCATACTGTTGATCTGCCAAAGACTACATTTGGCATGAGAGCAAATTCTACGGTTAGGGAGCCAGAAATTCAGAAAATATGGGATGACCATCAAGTGTTCAATCGAGTTGTTGAAAGAAATACTGGAGTATGTTCTTCGGTCTTCTTGGGATATCGTCCTTCTTTTGTCCACCATTCAAAATAACTTATTTGCCGACATCTGGTCTCAGGAAAACTTCATTCTTCACGATGGTCCTCCATATGCCAATGGTGATCTTCACATGGGCCATGCTTTGAATAAGATTTTGAAGGATATAATTAACCGTTACAAGGTTAGTTTCTTATTCTTAGCCACACTTCATTAAATCAGACAACAtgccagaaaaaaaaaaagctggaACATGTTAATAATGTATGTCTGTATCCctagtaattatttttaacacCTCATACTGAAGTTCTGTTGAGATTCAGTTTCGGTTACTGTTGACTTGGAGTTTATATACAAATGGTGTCTAATTTTAACTCGTGATCCCTCCGCCGTGTAATAGCTACTTAGTTTTTGGAAGAACAAACTCCTTGCTttccattttaaaagtttctaactagtatttctttttccttttattttcttctcttaacAGCTTCTTCAAAACTATAAAGTTCGTTTTGTGCCTGGCTGGGACTGCCATGGGCTACCAATTGAGTTAAAAGGCAAGTATCTTTTAAAGTAGTTAACCTCCGTGATAAGCTTTTACTGAGGGGTAACGTCTTAGGTCTCTAGGGATAAAGGTAAGGAAACTTAACTGTAATCTTTAGCTATTCAGTTCTGCAGTCATTGGATAAAGAAGCCAGGAAAGATCTTACCCCAATTAAGTTGCGAGATAAGGCTGCCAAGTTTGCTAAAGCTACGGTGAAAACTCAGATGGCATCATTTAAGGCAATTTCCTCATCACCTCAACTTTATTAGTTCAATGCTTAATATTTCTTGCATCATGTTAAAGTGATTAACTTATGTGATAATTTTAGTTCATGTCAACATTATGTCTATGCAAGCATGTTCATCTTTGATGCTTTCTGAGTACTGGGTTTAGTATGTCGTGGGAGTTACTCTTCATGGAAAATTTCATGACTCtcttcttttaaatttctcaAAGTATGCTGTTCAATTTTTGCAGCGCTATGGAGTATGGGCAG is part of the Cucurbita pepo subsp. pepo cultivar mu-cu-16 chromosome LG03, ASM280686v2, whole genome shotgun sequence genome and encodes:
- the LOC111791196 gene encoding uncharacterized protein LOC111791196, which gives rise to MAMALRSIDNVPLVTPKMPKKQTNVAADPIQKRNDENQNPVPPPADAAIDYVSSENLKPLTNPNSNDFIEGLDSKDWVKVCESLNNARRLALFHSDLLLSSLEKIIAVLIKSMKNPRSALIKTSIMASSDIFNSFGDRLLDASTSNAFDQLLLQLLLKASQDKKFVCEEADKALKALVQSTTPLPLLQKLRPYVSHSNHRVRAKAAIPISDCVSKMGLEEMKQHGIVPLLQMAADLLNDRLPEAREAARCIVMGMFKALTQNEEQKQEAWQSFCQANLSPIHAQSLLKVATSSQ